From Streptomyces sp. TLI_053, a single genomic window includes:
- a CDS encoding alpha/beta fold hydrolase, producing MSTASRLPGIAFTDHVFQVPLDHAAPQGEQIEVYAREVVASGRTGDTDLPWLLFLQGGPGGKAGRPLGRDGWLERALDDHRVLLLDQRGTGRSTPATRQTLARRGGAKEQAEYLAHFRADSIVRDAELIRRRLLGGDRRWSVLGQSFGGFCTLTYLSIAPEGLDRAFVTGGLAGLRSSAADVYRAAYPRVVGKNEDHYARFPQDVDAVRRIAGHLAGTPATLPDGGLLTVEAFQALGMLLGTGSGSGTLHYLLEEAWVEGVEGPELSDTFLAGVQAQLSFAQGPLYAVLHESIYGQRSVDPAGTAWAAERVRAEFPEFDARAALESGAPVLFTGEMIYPWLFDTDPALRPLKETAELLAARTDWPDLYDPAVLAANEVPVFAAVYHDDMYVDTADSLETARAVRGVRTWITNEWEHDGLRVSGGKVLDRLIAMARGEV from the coding sequence ATGTCGACCGCCAGCCGGCTGCCCGGGATTGCCTTCACCGACCACGTCTTCCAGGTGCCGCTCGACCACGCCGCCCCGCAGGGCGAGCAGATCGAGGTGTACGCCCGCGAGGTGGTGGCCTCGGGCCGGACCGGGGACACCGACCTGCCCTGGCTGCTCTTCCTCCAGGGCGGACCGGGGGGCAAGGCCGGCCGGCCGCTCGGCCGGGACGGCTGGCTGGAGCGCGCGCTCGACGACCACCGGGTGCTCCTGCTCGACCAGCGCGGCACCGGGCGGTCCACGCCCGCGACCCGGCAGACGCTGGCCCGGCGGGGCGGGGCCAAGGAACAGGCCGAGTACCTGGCGCACTTCCGCGCCGACTCGATCGTGCGGGACGCCGAACTGATCCGCCGCCGGCTGCTCGGCGGGGACCGCCGCTGGAGCGTGCTCGGTCAGAGCTTCGGCGGCTTCTGCACCCTCACCTACCTCTCGATCGCTCCCGAGGGACTGGACCGGGCTTTCGTCACCGGCGGCCTGGCCGGTCTGCGCAGCTCCGCCGCCGACGTCTACCGGGCCGCGTACCCGCGGGTCGTCGGCAAGAACGAGGACCACTACGCGCGGTTCCCGCAGGACGTCGACGCGGTGCGGCGGATCGCCGGGCACCTCGCCGGGACCCCGGCCACCCTGCCCGACGGCGGGCTGCTCACTGTCGAGGCGTTCCAGGCCCTCGGGATGCTGCTCGGCACCGGCAGCGGCTCCGGCACCCTCCACTACCTGCTCGAGGAGGCCTGGGTGGAGGGTGTGGAAGGCCCCGAGCTCTCCGACACCTTCCTCGCCGGCGTCCAGGCGCAGCTGTCCTTCGCCCAGGGCCCGCTCTACGCCGTCCTGCACGAGTCGATCTACGGCCAGCGATCGGTGGACCCGGCCGGGACCGCCTGGGCGGCCGAGCGGGTGCGCGCGGAGTTCCCGGAGTTCGACGCCCGCGCCGCGCTGGAGTCGGGTGCGCCGGTGCTGTTCACCGGGGAGATGATCTACCCCTGGCTGTTCGACACCGACCCGGCGCTGCGCCCGCTGAAGGAGACCGCCGAACTGCTCGCCGCCCGCACCGACTGGCCGGACCTGTACGACCCGGCCGTGCTCGCCGCCAACGAGGTGCCGGTGTTCGCGGCGGTGTACCACGACGACATGTACGTCGACACCGCCGACTCGCTGGAGACCGCGCGAGCCGTGCGGGGGGTGCGGACCTGGATCACCAACGAGTGGGAGCACGACGGCCTCCGGGTCAGCGGGGGCAAGGTACTGGACCGGCTGATCGCGATGGCACGCGGCGAGGTGTAG
- a CDS encoding DUF4192 domain-containing protein, whose protein sequence is MTDAHIALPFGEGPGGRSLTMRGPADMAEALPYLLGFFPDDSIVAVGLQPPGLHQGGVIRLDIPESAAEWPSAAEETAALMVRLSERQDQRPVQVLLYLCQDPAVRGPGREHGPPVAERLRPLAERLRQSFESRGVRVKESLCVSGGRWWSYLCTREGCCAPGGHPVRREPGPGPVAVAATVAGLAPRGSRKEILAGLAPIGPPGAESARAALARAGAGPGAAPGGRRPLDRREGARLVDAAVAEFVAGAASLDDDRAARLLLALQDRVLRDRAAEYARPAELAAARRLWAFLATRCVAPHERLAAPPLTLLAWVSWVAGDAATARVVLGHTLRRAPGYLLAQLLYESMNGGFAPEVLLASIEEERHRRTERERAEAEAAEEAPESSPGPDLGGAPGSAPGPDRAGGDGAEPGPGGAAAGAPARGKARRGRRRRGRPVAGSPPVETPPGSAAPASDTADRAEPPGSPAGPDGVGRGELCRARVPGPARGAAAVLPGVPGRRGTGAAQRGQHRAR, encoded by the coding sequence ATGACCGACGCACACATCGCGCTTCCCTTCGGCGAGGGCCCCGGTGGCCGTTCGCTCACCATGCGGGGCCCGGCCGACATGGCCGAGGCGCTGCCCTACCTCCTCGGCTTCTTCCCGGACGACAGCATCGTCGCCGTCGGGCTGCAGCCGCCCGGCCTGCACCAGGGCGGGGTGATCCGGCTGGACATCCCCGAGTCCGCGGCCGAGTGGCCGTCCGCCGCTGAGGAGACGGCCGCCCTCATGGTCCGGCTCTCCGAGCGGCAGGACCAGCGGCCGGTCCAGGTGCTCCTCTACCTCTGCCAGGACCCGGCCGTGCGGGGGCCGGGCCGGGAGCACGGCCCGCCGGTGGCGGAGCGGCTGAGGCCGCTCGCCGAGCGCTTGCGGCAGTCCTTCGAGAGCCGCGGCGTGCGGGTCAAGGAGTCGCTCTGCGTCTCGGGGGGCCGCTGGTGGTCCTACCTCTGCACCCGGGAGGGCTGCTGCGCGCCGGGGGGACACCCGGTCCGGCGCGAGCCCGGGCCCGGCCCGGTCGCGGTCGCGGCGACCGTCGCCGGTCTGGCGCCGCGCGGCAGTCGCAAGGAGATCCTGGCCGGGCTGGCCCCGATCGGCCCGCCCGGGGCGGAGTCCGCGCGGGCGGCGCTGGCCCGGGCCGGGGCCGGACCGGGAGCCGCTCCGGGCGGGCGGCGGCCGCTCGACCGGCGGGAGGGCGCCCGGCTGGTCGACGCGGCCGTCGCCGAGTTCGTGGCCGGGGCGGCCTCGCTCGACGACGACCGGGCGGCCCGGTTGCTGCTGGCGCTGCAGGACCGGGTCCTGCGGGACCGCGCCGCCGAGTACGCCCGGCCGGCCGAGCTCGCGGCCGCCCGGCGGCTGTGGGCCTTCCTGGCCACCCGCTGCGTCGCGCCCCACGAGCGTCTCGCCGCCCCGCCGCTCACCCTGCTGGCCTGGGTGTCGTGGGTCGCGGGGGACGCCGCGACCGCGCGGGTGGTGCTCGGCCACACGCTCCGCCGGGCCCCCGGCTACCTGCTCGCGCAGTTGCTCTACGAGTCGATGAACGGCGGGTTCGCGCCGGAGGTGCTGCTGGCGAGCATCGAGGAGGAGCGCCACCGCCGCACCGAGCGGGAGCGGGCGGAGGCCGAGGCCGCGGAGGAGGCTCCGGAGTCGTCCCCCGGGCCGGACCTCGGTGGTGCGCCCGGTTCCGCTCCCGGACCCGACCGGGCGGGCGGAGACGGTGCGGAGCCCGGGCCCGGGGGCGCGGCGGCGGGAGCTCCGGCGCGGGGGAAGGCCCGCCGGGGCCGACGGCGGCGCGGTCGCCCGGTGGCGGGCTCGCCGCCCGTCGAGACCCCGCCGGGGTCCGCCGCCCCCGCTTCCGACACCGCCGACCGGGCGGAGCCGCCCGGCAGCCCGGCCGGACCGGACGGTGTCGGGCGGGGCGAGCTCTGCCGGGCACGGGTCCCCGGTCCGGCGCGCGGGGCGGCGGCCGTCCTGCCCGGGGTCCCCGGGCGCCGGGGCACGGGCGCAGCGCAGCGGGGGCAGCACCGTGCGCGATGA
- a CDS encoding RecQ family ATP-dependent DNA helicase encodes MEQPKTHTTATTADRAEVRARAEAVLRELAGPGATLREDQWTAIEALVVDHRRALVVQRTGWGKSAVYFIATSLLRARGAGPTVIVSPLLALMRNQVDSAARAGIHARTINSANTDEWDAVQAEVAAGAVDVLLVSPERLNNPDFRDHVLPKLAASTGLLVVDEAHCISDWGHDFRPDYRRLRTMLAELTPGVPVLATTATANARVTADVAEQLGTGAGDEHALVLRGPLDRESLTLGVLTLPDPAHRLAWLADHLDRLPGSGIVYTLTVAAADEVTAFLRERGFAVASYSGRTEDAERRTAEADLLANRVKALVATSALGMGFDKPDLGFVVHLGSPSSPIAYYQQVGRAGRGVDRAEVLLLPGREDEAIWRYFASLAFPPEEQVRRTIDALAEAGRPLSTAALEPRVDLRRARLETMLKVLDVDGAVRRVKGGWTATGRSWEYDSARYAKVAASREAEQRAMREYATGGGCRMEFLRRQLDDEEAVPCGRCDNCAGPLHGPEVSAQALESARAALGRPGVGFEPRRLWPTGMDALGVPLKGRIPAGEQAESGRALGRLSDIGWGNRLRSLLADQAPDGPVPGEAVDALVTVLADWARGPGGWAGPEAADGGRLDRPVGVVTMASSSRPQLVGSLGARIAEIGRMPLLGRIEYATGQPPHGSRSNSAQRLNSVAGALTLPPELAAALAAAGGPVLLVDDLVDSGWTVTVAARLLRRAGASAVLPLVLAVQG; translated from the coding sequence ATGGAGCAGCCGAAGACCCACACCACCGCCACCACCGCCGACCGGGCCGAGGTCCGGGCCCGGGCCGAGGCCGTCCTGCGCGAGCTGGCCGGCCCCGGCGCGACCCTGCGCGAGGACCAGTGGACGGCCATCGAGGCCCTGGTGGTCGACCACCGCCGGGCCCTGGTGGTGCAGCGCACCGGCTGGGGCAAGTCCGCCGTCTACTTCATCGCCACCTCCCTGCTGCGTGCCCGGGGCGCCGGACCGACGGTGATCGTCTCGCCGCTGCTCGCCCTGATGCGCAACCAGGTCGACTCGGCCGCCAGGGCCGGCATCCACGCCCGCACCATCAACTCCGCCAACACCGACGAGTGGGACGCCGTCCAGGCCGAGGTCGCCGCCGGGGCCGTCGACGTCCTGCTGGTCAGCCCCGAGCGGCTGAACAACCCCGACTTCCGCGACCACGTGCTGCCCAAGCTCGCCGCCTCCACCGGCCTGCTGGTGGTCGACGAGGCCCACTGCATCTCCGACTGGGGCCACGACTTCCGGCCCGACTACCGCCGGCTGCGCACCATGCTCGCCGAGCTCACCCCCGGAGTCCCGGTACTGGCCACCACCGCCACGGCCAACGCCCGGGTCACGGCCGACGTCGCCGAGCAGCTCGGCACCGGCGCCGGCGACGAGCACGCCCTGGTGCTGCGCGGCCCGCTCGACCGCGAGAGCCTCACCCTCGGTGTGCTGACCCTGCCCGATCCGGCGCACCGGCTGGCCTGGCTCGCCGACCACCTCGACCGGCTGCCCGGCTCCGGCATCGTCTACACCCTCACGGTCGCCGCCGCCGACGAGGTGACGGCCTTCCTGCGCGAGCGGGGCTTCGCGGTGGCCTCCTACTCGGGCCGCACCGAGGACGCCGAGCGCCGCACCGCCGAGGCCGACCTGCTGGCCAACCGGGTCAAGGCGCTGGTCGCCACCTCCGCCCTCGGCATGGGCTTCGACAAGCCCGACCTCGGCTTCGTGGTCCACCTCGGCTCGCCCAGCTCCCCGATCGCCTACTACCAGCAGGTCGGCCGGGCCGGGCGCGGCGTCGACCGGGCGGAGGTGCTGCTGCTGCCCGGCCGCGAGGACGAGGCGATCTGGCGCTACTTCGCCTCGCTGGCCTTCCCGCCCGAGGAGCAGGTCCGCCGCACCATCGACGCGCTGGCCGAGGCCGGCCGGCCGCTCTCCACCGCCGCGCTGGAGCCCCGGGTGGACCTCCGCCGCGCCCGGCTGGAGACCATGCTCAAGGTGCTCGACGTGGACGGCGCCGTCCGCCGGGTCAAGGGCGGCTGGACGGCCACCGGCCGGAGCTGGGAGTACGACAGCGCCCGCTACGCCAAGGTGGCCGCCTCCCGGGAGGCCGAGCAGCGGGCGATGCGCGAGTACGCGACCGGCGGCGGCTGCCGGATGGAGTTCCTGCGCCGCCAGCTGGACGACGAGGAGGCCGTGCCGTGCGGGCGGTGCGACAACTGCGCCGGGCCGCTGCACGGGCCCGAGGTCTCGGCCCAGGCGCTGGAGTCGGCCCGGGCCGCGCTGGGCCGCCCCGGCGTCGGTTTCGAGCCGCGGCGGCTCTGGCCCACCGGCATGGACGCCCTGGGCGTCCCGCTCAAGGGCCGTATCCCGGCCGGGGAGCAGGCCGAGTCGGGCCGGGCACTCGGCCGGCTCTCGGACATCGGCTGGGGCAACCGGCTGCGGTCCCTGCTCGCCGACCAGGCCCCGGACGGGCCGGTCCCCGGTGAGGCGGTGGACGCGCTGGTCACCGTGCTGGCCGACTGGGCGCGCGGGCCGGGCGGCTGGGCCGGCCCGGAGGCGGCCGACGGCGGCCGGCTGGACCGGCCGGTCGGTGTGGTCACCATGGCCTCCTCCTCCAGGCCCCAGCTCGTCGGCAGCCTCGGCGCCAGGATCGCCGAGATCGGGCGGATGCCGTTGCTCGGGCGGATCGAGTACGCGACCGGCCAACCGCCGCACGGCTCGCGCAGCAACAGCGCCCAGCGGCTGAACTCGGTGGCCGGCGCGCTCACCCTGCCGCCGGAGCTGGCCGCGGCACTGGCGGCCGCCGGCGGACCGGTACTGCTGGTGGACGACCTGGTCGACTCCGGGTGGACGGTCACCGTGGCCGCCCGGTTGCTGCGCCGGGCCGGGGCGAGCGCCGTGCTGCCGCTCGTCCTGGCGGTCCAGGGCTGA
- a CDS encoding ribonuclease HII, whose protein sequence is MPIVPPTHSVERSLRRSGAKIVVGLDEVGRGAWAGPVTVGAAVTGLRRPPEGLTDSKLLTQLRREALAPVLADWVSAYALGHASAAECDELGMTAALRLAAVRALEALPVEPDAVILDGKHDYLGGPWQVRTVIKGDQSCICVAAASVLAKVHRDGMMAELGEEHPEYAFADNAGYPSPVHRAALEELGPTEHHRLSWSYLDALPEWRHLKRTRTVPGPAGTVSAESAGEQLALGF, encoded by the coding sequence ATGCCCATCGTCCCGCCGACGCACTCCGTCGAGCGCTCGTTGCGCCGGTCCGGCGCCAAGATCGTGGTCGGCCTCGACGAGGTCGGGCGTGGTGCCTGGGCCGGTCCGGTCACCGTGGGCGCGGCCGTCACCGGCCTGCGCCGGCCTCCCGAGGGGCTGACCGATTCCAAGCTGCTCACCCAGCTCCGCCGTGAGGCGCTCGCACCCGTCCTCGCCGACTGGGTTTCCGCCTACGCCCTCGGTCACGCCTCCGCCGCGGAGTGCGACGAGCTCGGGATGACGGCCGCGCTGCGACTGGCCGCCGTGCGCGCGCTGGAGGCACTGCCGGTGGAGCCGGACGCGGTGATCCTGGACGGCAAGCACGACTACCTCGGCGGCCCCTGGCAGGTGCGCACGGTGATCAAGGGCGACCAGTCGTGCATCTGCGTGGCCGCCGCCTCCGTGCTCGCCAAGGTCCACCGCGACGGCATGATGGCCGAACTCGGCGAGGAGCACCCCGAGTACGCCTTCGCCGACAACGCCGGTTACCCCTCCCCGGTCCACCGGGCCGCACTGGAGGAGCTCGGGCCGACCGAGCACCACCGCCTCTCCTGGTCCTATCTGGACGCGCTGCCCGAGTGGCGCCATCTGAAGCGGACCCGGACGGTGCCCGGCCCCGCCGGGACGGTCTCCGCGGAGTCCGCCGGGGAGCAGCTCGCGCTCGGTTTCTGA
- a CDS encoding TetR/AcrR family transcriptional regulator — MMDQLVRRQAKERSADRQAPRVEAERTLEPTRGPCPVQAVAEALTRPARRRGRELEAAIFEATLDQLTSGGFARLTMEGVAGAARTGKAALYRRWASKVELVIDALDSTLPRPTDTPDLGSAREELRHLVESFASVARSRAGGAVTAVMAELDHEQAQLFKDFIAQRMIEPTKGVILDILRRGAERGDVRPDAATPLVADVVPAMLLYRVKVCGRQVGSEFVDQLVDEVLVPLIRVPPVRS; from the coding sequence ATGATGGATCAATTGGTGCGGCGCCAGGCGAAGGAACGCTCGGCCGATCGGCAGGCCCCCCGGGTCGAGGCGGAGCGCACGCTCGAGCCCACGCGGGGCCCCTGTCCGGTCCAGGCCGTGGCCGAGGCGCTGACCAGGCCGGCGCGGCGGCGCGGGCGGGAGCTGGAGGCGGCGATCTTCGAAGCGACGCTCGATCAGCTCACCTCCGGCGGGTTCGCACGGCTGACGATGGAAGGGGTCGCCGGTGCCGCGCGCACCGGAAAGGCCGCGCTGTACCGGCGGTGGGCATCCAAGGTGGAACTCGTCATCGACGCCCTGGACTCCACTCTCCCACGCCCCACCGACACCCCGGACCTCGGGTCCGCCCGCGAGGAACTGCGGCACCTGGTCGAGAGTTTCGCCTCGGTGGCCCGCTCCCGCGCGGGCGGCGCCGTGACCGCGGTGATGGCCGAGTTGGACCACGAACAGGCCCAGCTCTTCAAGGACTTCATCGCCCAGCGGATGATCGAGCCCACCAAGGGCGTGATCCTGGACATCCTCCGCCGGGGCGCCGAACGCGGCGACGTCCGGCCGGACGCGGCCACCCCGCTGGTCGCCGACGTCGTCCCGGCGATGCTGCTGTACCGGGTGAAGGTCTGCGGGCGCCAGGTCGGGTCCGAGTTCGTCGACCAGCTGGTGGACGAGGTCCTCGTCCCGCTGATCCGGGTCCCTCCGGTCCGGAGCTGA
- a CDS encoding MFS transporter, producing the protein MSNTLSKNSPTRSGHGPNKGITLAVIAATQLMVVLDATIVNIALPQIRDALEFSTTNLSWVINAYTLTFGGLLLLGGRAGDILGRRRVFIAGTLLFGLASLLGGFAQDGGMLLAARALQGIGGAICSPTAFALIATNFDEGPERNRAFGVFSAVAGSGAAIGLLAGGLLTEYLDWRWVFFVNVPIAVLIALAAPRYIAESERHPGKFDLPGALTSTLGLVSLVYGFIRAASDGWTDPVTLGSFAAGVVLVAAFVVIETRTAQPITPLKLFADRNRTGGLVMMLCIAAAMFGIFFYITLFVQGPLDYSPLKAGFAFMPISASIIVAAQLASTLQAKYGPKPFMAGGALLVTVGLTWLTFMNADSGYVDGILGPTVVFGFGMGLVFVPVMLLSVAGVSGQETGAASGLLNSMQQIGGSLGLSILTTVFAHYATAEAKVQLPGFMATATPEQKAWLLEKQEFPKGTGAANEVLAQGISHGFVVGAVMAGLAFVIAVVAIKAKASDLPSDAAGVAMH; encoded by the coding sequence ATCTCCAACACACTCAGCAAGAACTCTCCGACGCGCAGCGGGCACGGCCCGAACAAGGGCATCACCCTCGCCGTCATCGCGGCCACGCAGCTGATGGTGGTGCTCGACGCCACCATCGTGAACATCGCGCTGCCGCAGATCCGGGACGCGCTGGAGTTCTCCACCACCAACCTCTCGTGGGTGATCAACGCCTACACGCTCACCTTCGGCGGCCTGCTGCTGCTCGGCGGACGCGCGGGCGACATCCTCGGCCGACGCCGGGTCTTCATCGCCGGCACGCTGCTGTTCGGGCTGGCCTCGCTGCTCGGCGGCTTCGCGCAGGACGGCGGCATGCTGCTGGCCGCCCGCGCGCTCCAGGGCATCGGCGGCGCGATCTGCTCGCCGACGGCCTTCGCCCTGATCGCCACCAACTTCGACGAGGGGCCCGAACGCAACCGGGCCTTCGGCGTGTTCTCCGCGGTGGCCGGTTCGGGTGCCGCGATCGGCCTGCTGGCCGGCGGCCTGCTGACCGAGTACCTCGACTGGCGCTGGGTCTTCTTCGTCAACGTGCCGATCGCCGTCCTGATCGCGCTCGCCGCGCCGCGCTACATCGCCGAGTCGGAGCGCCACCCGGGCAAGTTCGACCTGCCGGGCGCACTCACCTCGACGCTCGGCCTGGTCAGCCTGGTGTACGGCTTCATCCGCGCCGCGTCCGACGGCTGGACGGACCCGGTGACGCTCGGCTCCTTCGCCGCCGGCGTCGTACTGGTGGCCGCGTTCGTGGTCATCGAGACCCGCACGGCGCAGCCGATCACCCCGCTGAAGCTGTTCGCGGACCGGAACCGCACCGGCGGCCTGGTGATGATGCTCTGCATCGCCGCCGCCATGTTCGGCATCTTCTTCTACATCACGCTCTTCGTGCAGGGCCCGCTGGACTACAGCCCGCTCAAGGCCGGCTTCGCCTTCATGCCGATCAGCGCCTCGATCATCGTGGCCGCCCAGCTGGCGTCCACCCTGCAGGCCAAGTACGGCCCGAAGCCGTTCATGGCGGGCGGCGCGCTGCTCGTCACCGTCGGACTCACCTGGCTGACCTTCATGAACGCGGACAGCGGCTACGTGGACGGCATCCTCGGCCCCACCGTGGTCTTCGGGTTCGGCATGGGCCTGGTCTTCGTCCCGGTCATGCTGCTCTCCGTCGCGGGCGTCTCCGGCCAGGAGACCGGCGCCGCCTCCGGCCTGCTGAACTCGATGCAGCAGATCGGCGGTTCGCTCGGCCTGTCGATCCTGACCACGGTGTTCGCGCACTACGCCACCGCCGAGGCCAAGGTCCAGCTGCCCGGTTTCATGGCTACGGCCACCCCGGAGCAGAAGGCCTGGCTGCTGGAGAAGCAGGAGTTCCCGAAGGGCACCGGCGCCGCCAACGAGGTGCTCGCGCAGGGCATCTCGCACGGCTTCGTCGTCGGTGCCGTGATGGCGGGCCTGGCCTTCGTGATCGCGGTCGTCGCCATCAAGGCGAAGGCCTCCGACCTGCCCTCGGACGCGGCCGGCGTCGCCATGCACTGA
- a CDS encoding DUF4173 domain-containing protein — MSGFSMPAADGVPPRPGAGGTGAGEGAGAGGGAGAPVAGPAGAFGPAGGHGPGGYGPGGYGAGGYGPGAAPGAGPYRAPGTPAPQPFQWLRPSDPERKAPATGRTVLAAVLAGLLSSWLLIDGLGVNLLLCAAVVTVGAGVAARAAGRRPRVWTVLWSALALALLAVPALYEADWPVLLSTASAVALASLALHGGRRWTGVLLALPGLLWQLVPGLVWAGRTLRGRRVAERSQVVPVLKGVLVAVVLLTVFGALFAGADAAMANVLESLVPSLDLGEIPARAALFALGLATALGFAHIAAGPRRWDRTEVRPGRARGRLEWALPLAALNLMFGAFVVLQAVVVLGGAEAILERTGMSRSEYARQGFWQLLVVTVLTLVVVALARRWAPRGTEADRRLVRLLLGALCLLTLVVVASALGRMWFYVDASGLTTLRLWVLAVELWLGVVFVLLIVAGLTPSAGWLPRAAVLSAAAAAAVYGLMGPDAMVAEHNVARFERTGQIDLRNVRHLSADAAPTLDRLPGDYRTCALSLLAYNLRTKGDAPWYATSLAESRAHGILAERPMPEHYSYAEDACDRVGMNRDYAFEG; from the coding sequence ATGTCCGGATTCAGCATGCCCGCCGCGGACGGAGTGCCGCCCCGGCCCGGTGCCGGCGGTACTGGCGCCGGGGAGGGGGCGGGGGCCGGAGGCGGTGCCGGTGCGCCGGTGGCCGGTCCTGCCGGGGCCTTCGGTCCTGCCGGCGGTCACGGGCCGGGCGGTTACGGGCCCGGTGGTTACGGCGCCGGTGGTTACGGCCCCGGTGCTGCTCCCGGTGCCGGTCCGTACCGGGCGCCCGGCACCCCCGCGCCGCAGCCGTTCCAGTGGCTGCGGCCCAGCGACCCGGAGCGGAAGGCCCCGGCCACCGGCCGGACGGTGCTGGCGGCGGTGCTCGCCGGTCTGCTCAGCTCCTGGCTGCTGATCGACGGACTGGGCGTCAATCTGCTGCTCTGCGCCGCGGTCGTCACGGTCGGTGCCGGGGTCGCCGCCCGGGCCGCCGGTCGTCGGCCGAGGGTGTGGACGGTGCTGTGGAGCGCGCTCGCGCTCGCCCTGCTCGCCGTTCCGGCGCTGTACGAGGCCGACTGGCCGGTGCTGCTGAGCACGGCCTCGGCGGTGGCCCTCGCCTCCCTCGCACTGCACGGCGGACGGCGCTGGACCGGTGTCCTGCTCGCGCTGCCGGGCCTGCTCTGGCAGCTCGTGCCCGGCCTGGTGTGGGCCGGCCGGACCCTGCGCGGCCGTCGTGTCGCCGAGCGGAGCCAGGTGGTCCCGGTGCTCAAGGGCGTGCTGGTGGCGGTGGTGCTGCTGACCGTCTTCGGCGCCCTGTTCGCCGGAGCGGACGCGGCCATGGCGAACGTCCTGGAGAGCCTCGTCCCCAGCCTGGACCTCGGTGAGATCCCGGCTCGCGCGGCCCTGTTCGCGCTCGGTCTGGCGACCGCCCTGGGCTTCGCCCACATCGCGGCGGGTCCGCGGCGCTGGGACCGCACGGAGGTCCGGCCGGGCCGTGCCCGGGGCCGGCTGGAGTGGGCCCTGCCGCTGGCCGCGCTGAACCTCATGTTCGGCGCCTTCGTGGTGCTCCAGGCGGTGGTGGTGCTCGGCGGCGCAGAGGCGATCCTCGAGCGCACCGGGATGAGCCGCTCCGAGTACGCCCGGCAGGGCTTCTGGCAGCTGCTGGTGGTCACCGTGCTGACCCTGGTGGTCGTCGCGCTCGCCAGGCGCTGGGCGCCGCGCGGGACGGAGGCCGACCGCCGGCTGGTGCGGCTGCTGCTCGGCGCGCTCTGCCTGCTGACCCTGGTGGTGGTGGCCTCGGCGCTGGGGCGGATGTGGTTCTACGTGGACGCCTCCGGCCTGACCACCCTCCGGCTCTGGGTGCTGGCGGTCGAACTCTGGCTGGGCGTGGTGTTCGTGCTGCTGATCGTGGCGGGCCTGACCCCGTCGGCGGGCTGGCTGCCGCGTGCGGCGGTGCTGAGCGCGGCGGCGGCCGCCGCCGTCTACGGGCTGATGGGGCCGGACGCGATGGTCGCGGAGCACAACGTGGCCCGGTTCGAGCGGACCGGGCAGATCGATCTGCGCAACGTCCGCCACCTCTCGGCGGACGCCGCTCCGACCCTGGACCGGCTGCCCGGTGACTACCGGACCTGTGCGCTGAGCCTGCTGGCGTACAACCTGCGGACGAAGGGCGACGCGCCCTGGTACGCCACCAGTCTGGCCGAGTCGCGGGCGCACGGGATCCTGGCCGAACGGCCGATGCCGGAGCACTACTCGTACGCGGAGGACGCCTGCGACCGGGTGGGCATGAACCGCGACTACGCCTTCGAGGGCTGA